A single Thermosynechococcus vestitus BP-1 DNA region contains:
- a CDS encoding TMEM165/GDT1 family protein, producing the protein MLTAFTAGLTLITISELGDKTFFIAMILATRHSKRWVFLGAWSALMTMTLLSVAVGKVFQLLPQEFTFYAAILLFTIFGLRMLIQGWRMGNKPCEDECEAAVETVEKAEANLSRWGSNPAWAAFVEAFSLTLMAEWGDRTQIATITLAAASQAFGVALGAIAGHGICTAIAVLGGGLIAGRISERTLTLSGGALFLIFAIVTALQGMPKLS; encoded by the coding sequence ATGCTAACGGCTTTTACTGCAGGGCTGACCCTGATCACCATTTCTGAGCTGGGGGACAAGACATTCTTTATTGCGATGATTTTGGCAACTCGCCATAGCAAGCGGTGGGTCTTCCTGGGGGCATGGTCAGCTTTAATGACGATGACACTGCTGTCAGTGGCCGTGGGCAAGGTCTTTCAACTTTTACCGCAAGAATTCACCTTCTACGCTGCGATTTTGCTCTTCACCATTTTTGGCCTCAGGATGTTGATTCAAGGCTGGCGGATGGGGAATAAACCCTGTGAGGACGAGTGTGAAGCAGCAGTGGAAACAGTGGAAAAAGCGGAAGCCAATCTCAGCCGTTGGGGCAGTAATCCTGCTTGGGCAGCATTTGTAGAAGCCTTTAGTTTGACCTTGATGGCCGAATGGGGCGATCGCACCCAAATTGCCACAATTACCCTTGCTGCCGCTAGCCAGGCTTTCGGCGTTGCCCTCGGTGCCATTGCTGGCCACGGGATTTGTACTGCGATTGCCGTCTTGGGTGGCGGCTTGATAGCTGGGCGCATCTCAGAACGAACACTGACCTTGAGCGGTGGGGCTTTATTTTTAATCTTCGCGATTGTCACCGCCTTACAAGGGATGCCCAAGCTGTCTTAA
- a CDS encoding SpoIID/LytB domain-containing protein — MSVVGSEVYPDWPMETLKAQAIAARSYALAHMFQPASRFFDLGNDERWQVYRGIETEWNTTQAAVQATRGIVLTKSGRIMISMYAATDDIVRDVFGGRGMSQTGAYELGKRGYNYLQILGTYYPGAGLSQIRTQ; from the coding sequence GTGAGTGTGGTCGGTTCAGAGGTGTATCCCGACTGGCCAATGGAGACCCTGAAGGCCCAGGCGATCGCCGCCCGTTCCTATGCCCTTGCCCACATGTTCCAGCCCGCTAGCCGCTTTTTTGATCTGGGGAACGACGAACGCTGGCAAGTGTATCGCGGTATTGAGACGGAGTGGAACACTACTCAAGCGGCAGTGCAAGCGACGCGGGGAATTGTTCTCACCAAAAGCGGCCGCATCATGATTTCGATGTATGCCGCTACCGACGATATTGTGCGGGACGTCTTTGGCGGGCGGGGCATGAGTCAGACAGGCGCCTATGAGTTGGGCAAGCGCGGCTACAACTATCTGCAAATCTTAGGCACCTACTATCCAGGGGCAGGTTTGTCCCAAATCCGAACCCAATAG